In Melospiza georgiana isolate bMelGeo1 chromosome 8, bMelGeo1.pri, whole genome shotgun sequence, one genomic interval encodes:
- the NKX1-2 gene encoding NK1 transcription factor-related protein 2, which produces MAALPPPLPPPRRRPLRLPGRPSSPALTPRRQRPACGSGAARAGPALRRLRAGSQQVSGQRGGWGGMPECPDRGAKAAPIHHKISFSILDILDPQKFSRRREAASGSWGSAPRSGEREKSLGRVEVGKDAAAPGSGRNKLEAHGRNALAFLRGAQVEAPAHGDPRPGGTRSPRGVPQERGKGGWNCILSLDDAKGEVLDIRAPCPAPGVRSILCGRSRRAHIRARRRHAPAPDGPRLLPRHRTDAHAPAESGAEDAGQERDEEEPSGDGSGTASPPGPEEPGSPRSARRRRAEPGCGKPRRARTAFTYEQLVALENKFRATRYLSVCERLSLALSLSLTETQVKIWFQNRRTKWKKQHPGADGAAPAASPAAAASGGSPSPPGPAALPFQTFPSYAAANVLVPPAAPFPLGAGPFAPFLGPAYLGPFYAPHL; this is translated from the exons ATGGCTGCGCTGccccctcctctgcccccaCCCCGCCGCCGGCCCCTCCGCCTCCCCGGCCGACCCTCCTCCCCGGCGCTCACTCCGCGCCGCCAGCGCCCAGCGTGCGGCTCCGGAGcggcccgggccggccccgcgcTCCGCCGGCTCCGCGCTGGGAGCCAGCAGGTCTCCGGGCAGCGCGGAGGGTGGGGTGGGATGCCGGAATGCCCGGACCGCGGGGCCAAGGCGGCCCCCATCCATCATAAAATCTCCTTCTCCATCTTAGACATCCTGGATCCCCAGAAATTCAGCAGAAGACGCGAAGCGGCTtcggggagctggggcagcgcCCCCCGCTCGGGCGAGCGGGAGAAAAGTTTGGGAAGAGTTGAAGTAGGAAAGGATGCCGCTGCTCCCGGCAGCGGGAGGAATAAACTAGAGGCACATGGTAGGAACGCGCTCGCGTTTCTCCGGGGCGCGCAGGTGGAGGCGCCGGCACACGGGGACCCTCGGCCCGGCGGGACGCGCTCCCCACGCGGGGTCCCGCAGGAGCGAGGGAAGGGGGGCTGGAACTGCATTTTAAGTCTCGATGATGCAAAGGGAGAAGTTCTGGATATCCGCgcgccctgcccggctcccggCGTGCGGAGCATCCTCTGCGGCCGGAGCAGGAGGGCGCACATCAGGGCGCGCCGCCGCCACGCCCCGGCGCCGGACGGGCCGCGGCTCTTACCGAGGCACCGCACGG ATGCGCACGCCCCGGCGGAGAGCGGCGCCGAGGACGCGGGGCAGGAGCGCGACGAGGAGGAGCCGAGCGGGGACGGGAGCGGCACCGCGAGCCCGCCCGGGCCGGAGGAGCCGGGATCGCCGCGGAgcgcccggcggcggcgggcagagccaggctgcgGGAAACCGCGGCGGGCGCGCACCGCCTTCACCTACGAGCAGCTGGTGGCCCTGGAGAACAAGTTCCGAGCCACGCGGTACCTGTCGGTGTGCGAGCGCCTCAGCCTGGCGCTGTCCCTCAGCCTCACCGAGACGCAGGTGAAGATCTGGTTCCAGAACCGCCGCACCAAGTGGAAGAAACAGCACCCGGGCGCCGACGGGGCGGCCCCCGCAGCAtcccccgcggcggcggcgagcggtggcagccccagcccgccgggccccgccgctcTGCCCTTCCAGACTTTCCCTTCCTACGCCGCCGCCAACGTGCTGGTGCCGCCGGCCGCCCCCTTCCCGCTGGGCGCCGGCCCCTTCGCCCCCTTCCTGGGCCCCGCGTACCTCGGCCCCTTCTACGCCCCGCACCTCTGA
- the OAT gene encoding ornithine aminotransferase, mitochondrial yields the protein MLSKLTRCQPLAVLCRGFHSSLSSATSVAPKKTLQRPLSSDLIFEREAKYGAHNYHPLPVALERGKGVYVWDVEGRKYFDFLSAYSAVNQGHCHPKIVDALKSQSEKLTLTSRAFYNDVLGEYEEMVTKMFNYNKVLPMNTGVEAGETACKLARKWAYTVKGIPKYKAKIIFAAGNFWGRTMSAISSSTDPSSYDGFGPFMPGFELIPYNDLPALERALQDPNVAAFMVEPIQGEAGVIVPDKGYLTGVRDLCTKHNVLFIADEVQTGLARTGKMLAVDHENVRPDIILLGKALSGGLYPVSAVLCDDEVMLTIKPGEHGSTYGGNPLACRVAMAALEVIEEENLAKNAEIMGNLLRSELMKTPSNIVTAVRGKGLLNAIVIRETKDYDAWKVCLRLRDNGLLAKPTHGDIIRLAPPLVIKEDEIRESIEIIHKTILSF from the exons ATGCTTTCCAAGCTCACCCGCTGCCAGCCCCTCGCTGTTCTCTGCCGGGGTTTTCAttcctccctgagctctgctacCTCAGTGGCTCCCAAGAAAACCCTCCAGAGGCCTCTCTCCTCAGATTTAATCTTTGAACGTGAGGCCAAATATGGTGCTCACAACTATCACCCACTGCCTGTTGCtctggaaagaggaaaag GTGTTTACGTGTGGGATGTTGAAGGCAGGAAGTATTTTGATTTTCTGAGTGCTTACAGTGCAGTCAACCAAGGCCACTGTCACCCAAAGATTGTGGATGCTCTGAAATCCCAGTCTGAAAAACTGACCCTGACATCCAGAGCATTCTACAACGATGTCCTTGGGGAATACGAGGAGATGGTCACCAAAATGTTCAATTACAACAAAGTTCTTCCAATGAACACAG GAGTGGAAGCTGGAGAAACTGCCTGCAAACTGGCTCGGAAATGGGCCTACACTGTGAAAGGAATTCCAAAATACAAAGCTAAAATCATTTTTGCAG ctggCAACTTCTGGGGCAGGACAATGTCTGCCATCTCCAGTTCTACTGACCCATCCAGCTATGATGGCTTTGGGCCCTTCATGCCAGGATTTGAACTGATCCCATACAATGATCTGCCAGCTCTTGAG CGTGCCCTTCAAGACCCCAACGTGGCAGCTTTCATGGTGGAGCCAATTCAAGGGGAAGCAGGTGTGATTGTTCCTGACAAAGGCTATCTCACAGGAGTGAGGGACCTCTGCACAAAGCACAAT GTTCTGTTTATTGCTGATGAAGTACAGACTGGTTTAGCCAGAACAGGGAAAATGCTGGCTGTTGACCATGAAAATGTGAGACCTGATATAATTCTTCTTGGAAAGGCCCTTTCTGGTGGCTTATACCCT gtgtcagcagtgctgtgtgatgATGAAGTCATGCTGACCATTAAACCTGGTGAACACGGATCCACATATGGAGGAAATCCATTGGCCTGCCGTGTGGCAATGGCAGCACTGGAG GTAATTGAAGAAGAAAATCTGgcaaaaaatgcagaaataatggGTAATCTGCTAAGAAGTGAGCTCATGAAGACTCCATCTAATATTGTGACTGCTGTAAGAGGAAAAGGGCTCTTGAATGCAATCGTAATTCGGGAAACCAAAG ATTACGACGCCTGGAAGGTGTGTCTGCGGCTCCGCGACAACGGGCTGCTGGCCAAGCCCACGCACGGCGACATCATCCGCCTGGCCCCGCCCCTCGTCATCAAGGAGGACGAGATCCGAGAGTCCATCGAAATCATCCACAAAACCATCCTGTCCTTCTGA